One stretch of Glycine soja cultivar W05 chromosome 7, ASM419377v2, whole genome shotgun sequence DNA includes these proteins:
- the LOC114418696 gene encoding nudix hydrolase 18, mitochondrial-like produces MGLFLSRNLACKFIYPFLFSKKVSKDLFPKQLENMMSLISPRTGRHLQRYDNGCRQVVGCIPYRYKNNGTQDKELEVLVISAQKGHGMQFPKGGWETDESMEQAALRETIEEAGVVGSVESKLGKWYYKSKRQPIMHEGYMFPLLVKKELDNWPEMNTRKRRWMTVDEAKVICPYAWMKEALDELVRRQTQLHSKKDGDMSRL; encoded by the exons ATGGGTCTCTTCCTTTCTAGGAATTTGGCTTGCAAATTCATATACCCTTttcttttctccaagaaggtttCCAAGGATTTGTTTCCCAAGCAGTTGGAGAACATGATGTCTCTGATCTCTCCTCGTACTGGCAGGCATTTGCAGCGCTATGACAATGGCTGTCGCCAAGTTGTGGG ATGCATTCCTTATAGATACAAGAACAATGGTACACAGGATAAGGAATTGGAGGTTCTTGTGATTAGTGCTCAGAAGGGTCATGGAATGCAGTTCCCAAAG GGTGGTTGGGAAACTGATGAATCCATGGAACAAGCTGCTTTAAGGGAGACCATAGAAGAAGCTGGAGTTGTTGGCAGTGTTGAA AGTAAACTGGGAAAATGGTATTACAAGAGCAAACGCCAACCCATAATGCATGAGGGATACATGTTCCCTTTGCTTGTTAAGAAGGAATTGGATAACTGGCCAGAAATGAACACAAGAAAACGAAGATGG ATGACTGTGGATGAGGCAAAAGTAATATGCCCTTATGCTTGGATGAAGGAGGCTTTGGATGAATTGGTCAGAAGACAAACTCAACTGCACTCCAAAAAGGATGGGGATATGAGTAGGTTGTAA
- the LOC114420334 gene encoding NDR1/HIN1-like protein 10: MLPSILFWLIIFPSSCKFHVTDASLTQFNLRSNNTLDYNLKVSITVRNPNNNIIVYYGRITSIAWYKDNDFSWVSLTPFGQCRKNTTFLQAVFEGKSVIKHKSKELGEYKDETSVGI; the protein is encoded by the coding sequence ATGCTTCCCTCAATCCTCTTCTGGTTAATCATCTTCCCCTCAAGTTGCAAGTTCCATGTAACTGATGCCTCCCTCACACAATTCAACCTCAGAAGCAACAACACCTTGGACTACAACTTGAAGGTCAGCATCACAGTGAGAAaccccaacaacaacatcatagTGTACTATGGTAGGATCACATCAATAGCTTGGTACAAAGATAATGATTTCAGTTGGGTGAGCTTAACACCCTTTGGCCAATGCCGCAAGAATACCACCTTCCTTCAAGCAGTGTTTGAAGGGAAAAGTGTGATTAAGCACAAATCAAAAGAACTTGGTGAGTATAAAGATGAGACAAGTGTTGGAATTTAG